A window of Candidatus Woesearchaeota archaeon contains these coding sequences:
- a CDS encoding AI-2E family transporter — protein sequence MLFGLGIILLFMAYLILRPFFVAILGSFILAYAFHPVYKLARKYLKSRRLSAVIVIILILIFIILPLTLILNSLLREVILNKITIEQFISTVDILKGECVDDNFICNVQEFLSQYIDETQLKFHISNIIDNIAKAILEQGGNFIFALPLYVMNFFIMIFIIFFLFIQGGEFVERIKKFLPIKKKYKDKLFTKMGDVTYAVIYGHVLVAGIQGLLGGIAFWIFGINSPVLWGLVIFFFALIPFIGTPVVWVPAGLIKLFGGSIGQAVGLFISGLFISTVDNFLKPAIISGSSDVHPVLVLLGVIGGLLAFGIFGIIIGPVLLSLVVRFVEIYEEEKSEAAS from the coding sequence ATGCTCTTTGGTTTGGGCATTATCTTATTGTTCATGGCTTACCTTATATTAAGGCCGTTCTTCGTAGCTATCCTGGGAAGCTTTATCCTTGCGTATGCATTCCACCCGGTATACAAGCTGGCCAGGAAATACCTTAAAAGCAGAAGGCTTTCTGCTGTGATAGTAATAATCCTCATACTGATATTCATAATCCTGCCCTTAACGCTGATACTCAATTCCCTGCTTAGAGAGGTGATACTCAACAAGATAACGATTGAGCAGTTCATATCGACAGTGGATATACTTAAGGGCGAGTGCGTTGATGACAATTTCATATGTAATGTTCAGGAATTCCTAAGCCAGTATATTGATGAAACCCAGCTCAAGTTCCATATATCTAATATCATAGATAATATTGCCAAGGCTATACTGGAACAGGGAGGCAATTTCATATTTGCCCTGCCCCTGTATGTGATGAATTTTTTTATAATGATATTCATCATATTCTTCCTGTTCATCCAGGGAGGAGAGTTTGTGGAAAGGATAAAGAAATTCCTCCCAATCAAGAAAAAATACAAGGACAAGCTTTTTACCAAGATGGGGGATGTCACGTATGCGGTCATATACGGCCATGTCTTGGTGGCAGGAATACAGGGCCTGTTAGGGGGGATAGCTTTCTGGATTTTCGGGATAAATTCACCTGTACTGTGGGGGCTGGTCATATTCTTCTTTGCTCTTATTCCGTTTATAGGCACCCCTGTTGTGTGGGTGCCTGCCGGCCTGATAAAGCTTTTCGGGGGCAGCATTGGCCAGGCTGTGGGACTTTTTATTTCCGGCCTGTTCATATCGACTGTTGACAATTTCCTCAAGCCTGCCATTATCTCGGGAAGCTCAGATGTGCATCCTGTGCTGGTGCTTCTCGGAGTTATAGGAGGATTGCTGGCATTTGGAATATTCGGCATCATAATTGGTCCTGTTCTGCTGTCCCTGGTTGTCAGATTCGTAGAGATTTACGAGGAAGAAAAAAGTGAAGCTGCGAGCTAA